Proteins encoded in a region of the Mycolicibacterium duvalii genome:
- a CDS encoding PH domain-containing protein → MTSDDWDVEIRPFLTPLFAYGAAVIIVAAHVVVGALLKISSTGVIFTTADQVAIALLGVVIGGFVCLFARPRLRVGRAGVAVRNLFGYRIVPWDQVVDVSFHRGARWARLDLPDDEYVPVMAIQAVDKARAVESMDKVRALIQRYRVDGADGSRR, encoded by the coding sequence ATGACCTCCGACGACTGGGACGTCGAGATCAGGCCGTTCCTGACGCCGCTGTTCGCCTACGGCGCCGCGGTGATCATCGTGGCCGCCCACGTCGTGGTCGGCGCCTTGCTCAAGATCTCGTCGACCGGCGTGATCTTCACCACCGCCGACCAGGTCGCCATCGCCCTGCTCGGGGTGGTGATCGGCGGGTTCGTCTGCCTGTTCGCCCGGCCCCGGCTGCGCGTCGGCCGAGCGGGGGTGGCGGTGCGAAACCTGTTCGGCTACCGGATCGTTCCGTGGGACCAGGTCGTCGACGTGTCGTTTCACCGCGGTGCGCGCTGGGCCCGGCTGGATCTGCCCGACGACGAGTACGTGCCCGTGATGGCGATCCAGGCGGTCGACAAGGCGCGCGCGGTCGAATCGATGGACAAGGTGCGTGCCCTGATACAGCGCTACCGGGTCGACGGGGCCGACGGGTCTCGCCGATGA